The following coding sequences are from one Microbacterium sp. SSM24 window:
- a CDS encoding cation diffusion facilitator family transporter, whose amino-acid sequence MHDHAPAGGIRGASSRRLLAISLAITSVVMIVQVVGALLSGSLALLADAVHMFTDAAGLVIALIAAAVAARPANDRRTFGYQRAEVFGALVNGVILIALSVWIAIEGVQRLLNPGEVEVAGGLMLVVAVVGLVANGAAMWLLSSAQRRSMNVRGAYLEVLGDLIGSAAVIVAAIVIVTTGWVQADAVASLLIAAMIVPRAVGLLREVVSVLSESVPVGTHVHDIREHILQTPGVVDVHDIHVWQLTRGAPVFTAHVVVDGAAMADGRASSILSQLQSCLSQHFDVEHSTFQLEPAGHVEHDAHA is encoded by the coding sequence ATGCACGACCACGCGCCCGCTGGCGGCATTCGCGGAGCGAGCAGCCGACGGCTGCTCGCGATCTCGCTCGCGATCACGAGTGTCGTGATGATCGTGCAGGTCGTCGGGGCGCTCCTGTCGGGGTCGCTCGCGCTCCTCGCGGACGCGGTGCACATGTTCACGGATGCCGCGGGCCTGGTCATCGCGCTCATCGCTGCCGCCGTCGCCGCCCGGCCGGCGAACGACCGCCGCACCTTCGGCTACCAGCGCGCCGAGGTGTTCGGGGCGCTGGTGAACGGTGTCATCCTCATCGCGCTCTCCGTGTGGATCGCGATCGAAGGCGTGCAGCGGCTGCTGAATCCCGGCGAGGTCGAGGTGGCGGGCGGGCTCATGCTCGTGGTCGCCGTGGTCGGGCTGGTGGCGAACGGCGCGGCGATGTGGCTGCTGAGCTCGGCGCAGCGCCGCAGCATGAATGTCCGGGGCGCCTACCTGGAGGTCCTGGGAGACCTGATCGGATCGGCGGCCGTGATCGTGGCGGCCATCGTGATCGTGACGACGGGCTGGGTGCAGGCCGACGCGGTCGCCTCGCTGCTGATCGCAGCCATGATCGTGCCACGCGCCGTCGGGCTGCTGCGCGAAGTGGTGTCGGTCCTGTCCGAGTCGGTCCCGGTCGGCACGCACGTTCACGACATCCGCGAGCACATCCTGCAGACTCCCGGCGTCGTCGACGTGCACGACATCCATGTCTGGCAGCTCACGCGCGGAGCGCCCGTCTTCACCGCCCATGTCGTGGTGGATGGAGCAGCGATGGCGGACGGGCGGGCGAGCAGCATCCTGAGCCAGCTCCAGTCGTGCCTCTCGCAGCATTTCGACGTCGAGCACTCGACCTTCCAGCTCGAGCCGGCGGGTCACGTCGAGCACGACGCACACGCCTAG
- the murI gene encoding glutamate racemase has product MRPGVGWTIVTLRQAQGGADLPIGIFDSGVGGLTVARAVSAQLPRESILYIGDTARSPYGPKPIADVRRYSLEILDTLVDQGVKMLVIACNTASAAMLRDARERYDVPVVEVIGPAVRTAMSTTRNGRIGVIGTAGTISSGAYQDMLEVNERLTVFAQECPRFVEFVEAGVTDSPEVLAIAEEYLAPLRHAAVDTLVLGCTHYPFLEGAISYVMGPEVSLVSSDTETAKDVYRQLVSRDLLAGPDAASRHVYEATGDSADDFLRLAHRLMGREVTDVRLVQTGAIDLPTRTEEHPR; this is encoded by the coding sequence ATGCGCCCTGGCGTAGGCTGGACGATCGTGACCCTTCGACAGGCTCAGGGCGGCGCCGACTTGCCGATCGGAATCTTCGACTCCGGTGTCGGCGGACTCACCGTGGCCCGCGCCGTCTCGGCCCAGCTGCCGCGCGAATCGATCCTCTACATCGGCGACACCGCCCGCTCGCCGTACGGCCCGAAGCCGATCGCCGACGTGCGGCGGTATTCGCTCGAGATCCTCGACACGCTCGTCGACCAGGGTGTGAAGATGCTCGTGATCGCGTGCAACACGGCTTCGGCGGCGATGCTGCGCGACGCGCGGGAGCGCTACGACGTGCCGGTCGTCGAGGTGATCGGCCCGGCCGTGCGCACCGCGATGTCGACGACCCGCAACGGACGCATCGGCGTCATCGGCACCGCGGGCACCATCTCGTCGGGCGCGTACCAGGACATGCTCGAGGTGAACGAGCGTCTCACCGTCTTCGCGCAGGAGTGCCCGCGATTCGTGGAGTTCGTCGAGGCCGGGGTGACCGATTCCCCCGAAGTGCTCGCGATCGCCGAGGAGTATCTCGCGCCGCTGCGGCACGCGGCCGTCGACACGCTCGTGCTGGGGTGCACGCACTACCCGTTCCTCGAAGGCGCCATCAGCTACGTCATGGGACCCGAGGTGTCGCTCGTCTCGAGCGACACCGAGACCGCGAAGGACGTCTACCGTCAGCTGGTCTCCCGTGACCTTCTGGCGGGCCCGGATGCCGCCTCCCGCCACGTCTACGAGGCCACCGGCGATTCCGCCGACGACTTCCTGCGACTCGCGCACCGCCTGATGGGGCGCGAGGTGACCGACGTCCGTCTCGTGCAGACCGGCGCGATAGACCTTCCCACCCGAACTGAGGAGCACCCTCGATGA
- a CDS encoding DUF3039 domain-containing protein yields MSTPLEGPDQGGLATLDRELEELIREENIEPGDHERFSHYVKKDKILESALTGKPVRALCGKKWTPGRDPEKFPVCPTCKEIYDSLQ; encoded by the coding sequence ATGAGCACCCCTCTCGAAGGCCCGGACCAGGGCGGTCTGGCCACCCTCGACCGAGAGCTCGAAGAGCTCATCCGTGAAGAGAACATCGAACCGGGCGACCACGAGCGCTTCTCGCACTACGTCAAGAAGGACAAGATCCTCGAATCTGCCCTCACCGGCAAGCCGGTGCGTGCGCTGTGCGGCAAGAAGTGGACTCCGGGGCGCGACCCCGAGAAGTTCCCGGTGTGCCCCACGTGCAAGGAGATCTACGACTCCCTGCAGTGA
- the rdgB gene encoding RdgB/HAM1 family non-canonical purine NTP pyrophosphatase, whose protein sequence is MRKIVLATHNPHKVEEFQAIVAETRPDLQVVAYDGPEPVEDGVTFAENALIKARAAAAHTGLPALADDSGICVDVLGGAPGVFSAYWAGHAKDAAANLTLLLDQLSDVRDPHRTAQFVSTIALVVPGDASRESVVEGVWPGRLAAAASGGGGFGYDPIFVPDGQEPDAERTVGEWTAHEKNAASHRSRAFRSLVPLLETL, encoded by the coding sequence CTGCGCAAGATCGTCCTGGCGACTCACAATCCGCACAAGGTCGAGGAGTTCCAGGCGATCGTCGCTGAGACCCGGCCCGACCTTCAGGTGGTGGCGTACGACGGACCCGAGCCCGTCGAGGACGGCGTGACCTTCGCGGAGAACGCGCTCATCAAGGCGCGCGCTGCCGCCGCGCACACGGGGCTCCCTGCTCTCGCCGACGACTCCGGCATCTGCGTCGACGTGCTCGGCGGAGCGCCGGGGGTGTTCTCGGCCTATTGGGCGGGCCACGCGAAGGATGCCGCGGCCAACCTGACCCTCCTCCTCGATCAGCTGTCCGACGTCCGCGATCCGCATCGCACCGCCCAGTTCGTCTCCACGATCGCGCTGGTCGTCCCCGGCGACGCATCGCGGGAGAGCGTCGTGGAGGGTGTGTGGCCGGGGCGGCTCGCTGCCGCCGCGTCCGGCGGCGGCGGCTTCGGCTACGACCCGATCTTCGTCCCCGACGGTCAGGAGCCCGACGCGGAGCGCACCGTGGGGGAGTGGACGGCGCACGAGAAGAACGCGGCATCCCACCGTTCCCGGGCGTTCCGCTCGCTCGTGCCGCTGCTCGAGACGCTCTAG
- a CDS encoding nicotinate phosphoribosyltransferase, producing MSDLRSTALHTDRYELTMLDAALRDGTADRRCEFELFGRRLSGGRRFGVVAGTGRLLGLIRDFRFGHDELRWLRDEKVVDAATLDFLEEYRFTGTITGYREGELYFPGSPILTVEGSFAEAVVLETLALSVLNHDSAIATAAARMSVAAGDRPLAEMGSRRAGEGSAVAAARAAYIAGFGATSNLEAGRRWGIPTMGTAAHAWTLLHDTEEDAFRSQIEALGVDTTLLVDTYDTRAGVETAVRVAGTGLGGVRIDSGDLPSVAAEVRAQLDELGATATRITVTSDLDEYAIAALAASPVDAYGVGTSLVTGSGTPTAGMVYKLVARQDAGGGWVAVAKASTDKGSKGGRKAAFRTLDRGTATSELIVVSDGFEDVDTAAAHPDARALQVTLVTDGIPDAAFEGHAGVEAAREHHAYAREELPVRGLALSKSDPAIPTVYRDAR from the coding sequence ATGAGCGACCTCCGGAGCACCGCACTGCACACCGATCGTTACGAGCTCACGATGCTCGACGCCGCGCTGCGCGACGGCACCGCCGACCGGCGCTGCGAGTTCGAGCTGTTCGGCCGCCGTCTCTCCGGCGGAAGGCGCTTCGGCGTCGTCGCCGGCACCGGCCGCCTGCTGGGTCTGATCCGCGACTTCCGCTTCGGGCACGACGAGCTGCGCTGGCTGCGTGACGAGAAGGTGGTGGATGCCGCGACCCTCGACTTCCTCGAGGAATACCGGTTCACGGGCACGATCACGGGCTACCGCGAAGGCGAACTGTACTTCCCGGGTTCGCCGATCCTCACCGTCGAGGGGAGTTTCGCGGAGGCGGTCGTCCTCGAGACCCTCGCGCTCAGTGTCCTCAACCACGACTCGGCCATCGCGACGGCCGCCGCCCGCATGAGCGTCGCGGCGGGAGATCGACCGCTCGCCGAGATGGGATCCCGGCGCGCGGGCGAAGGCTCCGCGGTCGCCGCCGCGCGTGCGGCGTACATCGCGGGATTCGGCGCGACCTCGAACCTGGAGGCCGGCCGCCGCTGGGGCATCCCGACGATGGGCACGGCGGCGCACGCCTGGACGCTGCTGCACGACACCGAGGAGGACGCCTTCCGGTCGCAGATCGAAGCGCTGGGCGTGGACACGACCCTCCTCGTCGACACATACGACACGCGCGCGGGCGTCGAGACGGCCGTGCGCGTCGCCGGTACCGGCCTCGGCGGGGTCCGCATCGACTCCGGCGACCTGCCGTCGGTCGCCGCGGAGGTGCGCGCCCAGCTCGACGAACTCGGTGCGACGGCGACCAGGATCACCGTGACGAGCGACCTCGACGAGTACGCGATCGCGGCTCTCGCGGCATCCCCCGTCGACGCCTACGGCGTGGGAACCTCTCTCGTCACTGGTTCCGGGACCCCGACAGCCGGAATGGTCTACAAGCTCGTCGCGCGCCAGGACGCCGGCGGCGGCTGGGTCGCGGTGGCGAAGGCCTCCACCGACAAGGGCTCGAAGGGGGGCCGCAAAGCGGCGTTCCGCACCCTCGACCGCGGGACCGCGACCAGCGAGCTGATCGTGGTGTCCGACGGCTTCGAGGACGTCGACACCGCGGCTGCGCATCCCGACGCACGCGCTCTCCAGGTGACGCTCGTCACCGACGGCATTCCGGATGCCGCCTTCGAGGGACATGCGGGCGTCGAGGCCGCGCGGGAGCACCACGCCTACGCTCGGGAGGAACTCCCCGTGCGCGGTCTGGCGCTCAGCAAGTCCGATCCGGCGATCCCGACGGTCTACCGGGACGCGCGGTAG
- the rph gene encoding ribonuclease PH, with protein sequence MTELVRADGRSADQLRPVTIERGWSSQAEGSALISFGGTKVLCTASFTNGVPRWLTGKGKGWVTAEYAMLPRATNSRNDRESIKGRVGGRTHEISRLIGRALRAVVDTKALGENTIVIDCDVLQADGGTRTAAITGAYVALADAIEWGREKKFIAQRSQVLLDSVAAISVGIVDGEPLLDLAYVEDVRAETDMNVVVTGRGLFVEVQGTAEGAPFDKRELDALLELGVAGCASLRAAQLAVLAPAEVPAP encoded by the coding sequence ATGACCGAACTCGTCCGCGCAGACGGCCGATCCGCCGACCAGCTGCGTCCCGTCACCATCGAGCGGGGGTGGAGCAGCCAGGCCGAGGGCTCGGCGCTCATCTCGTTCGGCGGCACCAAGGTGCTGTGCACGGCATCGTTCACCAACGGCGTGCCGCGCTGGCTCACCGGCAAGGGCAAGGGCTGGGTCACCGCGGAGTACGCGATGCTGCCGCGTGCGACCAACAGCCGCAACGACCGCGAGAGCATCAAGGGCCGCGTCGGCGGACGCACGCACGAGATCTCGCGGCTCATCGGCCGCGCGCTGCGCGCGGTCGTGGACACCAAGGCCCTCGGCGAGAACACCATCGTGATCGACTGCGACGTGCTCCAGGCCGACGGCGGCACGCGCACCGCGGCGATCACCGGCGCCTACGTCGCCCTCGCGGACGCGATCGAGTGGGGCAGGGAGAAGAAGTTCATCGCCCAGCGGTCGCAGGTGCTGCTCGACTCCGTGGCCGCGATCTCGGTCGGTATCGTCGACGGCGAGCCGCTGCTCGATCTCGCCTACGTCGAGGACGTGCGCGCCGAGACCGACATGAATGTCGTCGTCACCGGACGCGGCCTGTTCGTCGAGGTGCAGGGAACCGCCGAGGGGGCTCCGTTCGACAAGCGGGAGCTCGATGCTCTGCTCGAGCTCGGTGTCGCCGGCTGCGCTTCGCTGCGCGCCGCGCAGCTCGCCGTGCTCGCCCCCGCGGAAGTGCCCGCTCCGTGA